Genomic window (Sphingomonas sp. S1-29):
CGCCTCCGCTGCGGAGGGGGCGAGTACGCCGTTGCTCGGCCCGATCGCCGACTGGCCGGGCGCGCCGCCGCTTCCTACGACAAAGGGCTATGGTCGCGACCCGACGCTGATGGAGCCCAAGGTCGCTTGGCCGCTGACGCTGACCAGGGCGCAGCGCACGACCATCGACCTGCTCGGCGACATGATCCTTCCCGCAGACGATGTGTCGCCCGGCGCAGGGCAGCTCGGCGTCGGCGCGTTCATCGACGAATGGATCAGCGCGCCCTATCCGACGCAGCAGGGCGATCGCGCGACGGTCCTCGGCGGCCTCGACTGGCTCGACCGACAGAGCATCGCCCAGCACCGGAAGGCTTTCGCGGTGATTGGCGAGCCGATGCGGGGCACAATGCTCGATGCGCTGTGCGCCGCGGCGCCTGCCGGGAAACTAGAAATGCCCGTCAAGTTCATAGATCGGCTGCGCCATCTGTTCGTGCTGGGCTTCTACACCTTGCCCGAGGGAAAGAAGGACATGGGCTATGTCGGCGACCAGCCCACCGAAGGCCCGTATCCCGGCCCGTCGGTGGACGCGCGGACGCACCTTGCTGCGCTGCTGGCGGAGCTGAAGCTCGGCGTGCGCACGACTTGAAGGCTCGCCGCTCGTCGCGCGCCGGGGGCGCGGCAGGAGCGGAATAGACGTCGCGCCGGTTCGAGGGGCGCCGTAAAAGGTGCGTCAGCGGGGTCCACGAAGCCAAATGTTCATCGGCCGATCGCCGTACCGCGGACGATAACAGCTTCAGCCATTCGTCAACTCGGTCCAATGACCATTCCGATCCCGGCGGCAGTTTCTTTGCTAGAAGCGATTGAACCACGGGGGGCGGCCGCCGCGTTCGGCGCAACGGCTTCTGTGGGATCGGTTTCGCCAAGTTCATATATTTGTTCATCCCGTGGGGGTGATTCGTGCAATCCTATGACACCGGTTCGGTGTCACCGTCAGGCAACCGCAACGATCTCATCACTATGCGCGGTGCTACTTCCAGCAGCGGCTCCTCACCGCCAGCACTCCGTAAGCGGGCTGCGTATCGGCCAAGGAAAATATGAGAGGTGAGCTGATCAGCGAAAGCCGTTATCAGGGCGGCATGATCACCCGAGCCTAGTTTCCTTTCTCGTCGAAAGCCCTGTGCGGTATCCGGCAACTTCGTATCGCTCGTAGGTGGCGCGTTCAAAGCCAGCCATTGTCGCGAGCGATGCGACCGGCTTCGATGCGGTTCGATGCCCCGAGCTTGGCTGCTGCCTCCGACAGGTAATTGCGTACCGTCCCCGGTGACAGCGTGAGCGAGCGCCCGATCTGCTTGTTCGAATGGCCTTCCTGCGCCAGCCGCAAGATTGCGCGTTCGCGATCGGAAAGCGGGTCCGACGCGGCGAACGCCGCGGTGGCGGCGAGGTCGGGGTCGATCACGCGGCCGCCCGCCGCGACGCGACGGATCGCGTCGGCCAGTCGATCGGCGGGGCTGTCCTTGAGCAGATAGCCCGACACGCCGGCGTCAATCGCGCGGCGAAGATAGCCCGCGCGGCCGAAGGTCGTCACGATTAGCACCCGCGTGGCCGAGCGTTCCTGCGCCAGCTGCGTCGCCACCTCGATTCCCGTCAGCCCGGGCATCTCGATGTCCGACAGCAGCAAGTGCGGCCCGAGCGATCGTGCCAGGTCGAGCGCCTTCACCCCGTCAGGGGCGCGTCCGACCACCTCGATGTCGGTCTCCAAGGCGAGCAGCGAAGCCAGCGCGCCGAGCACCATCGCCTGATCCTCGGCGATCACGATACGGATCATGCCACAGCCGCCGGCACCGCGGCGGTGACCCGGGTGCCGCTACCACGCGCCTCGACGCGCAGCCGTCCGCCCGCGGCCGAAAGGCGGGCGCGCATGCCGCGCAGGCCCGAACCCTCGCGAAACTGGCCGCCTCGGCCATCGTCGGACACGATCAGCGCGACGGCGGTTCCGTCGTCCTGCAGCGCGATCGTGCAGCTCGTCGCGGCGGCGTGGCGGATCACGTTGGTGATCGACTCGCGCAGCGCCATCGCCAGCACCGCGCTATTGGCGGCGGAGGTCGCAAGCTCCTCGCCGATCACGGTGCAGGCGACGCCCGCGGTCCGCAACGCAGCGCGCGACGCCTCGATCTCGCGCGCCAGGCCGGTGTGGTGCATGTCGGCGACCGTGGCGCGGACCTCGGCCAGCCCGCCGCGCGCAGCCTGGCCCACTTCGTCGATCTCGCGCTTGGCCGCGGCGGGATCGGT
Coding sequences:
- a CDS encoding gluconate 2-dehydrogenase subunit 3 family protein, with amino-acid sequence MTPSRRTTLQWMIAAAATPLARWMPPASAAEGASTPLLGPIADWPGAPPLPTTKGYGRDPTLMEPKVAWPLTLTRAQRTTIDLLGDMILPADDVSPGAGQLGVGAFIDEWISAPYPTQQGDRATVLGGLDWLDRQSIAQHRKAFAVIGEPMRGTMLDALCAAAPAGKLEMPVKFIDRLRHLFVLGFYTLPEGKKDMGYVGDQPTEGPYPGPSVDARTHLAALLAELKLGVRTT
- a CDS encoding response regulator transcription factor codes for the protein MIRIVIAEDQAMVLGALASLLALETDIEVVGRAPDGVKALDLARSLGPHLLLSDIEMPGLTGIEVATQLAQERSATRVLIVTTFGRAGYLRRAIDAGVSGYLLKDSPADRLADAIRRVAAGGRVIDPDLAATAAFAASDPLSDRERAILRLAQEGHSNKQIGRSLTLSPGTVRNYLSEAAAKLGASNRIEAGRIARDNGWL